The Alnus glutinosa chromosome 3, dhAlnGlut1.1, whole genome shotgun sequence nucleotide sequence ACACATATTTTTATGACTATGAATCTTAAAATCGCTGCGTATAAACACAGAGCCAGGGTGCTGTGAACAACCACCAGCctgattttatcttttttcttgtcTAGAGGTGCCAACAATATCTAGTATTTAGAAGCAACTTGATAATGTTTCAGACATGGTAAATATGCACCTTCTATATCGTGCGTAtttatgataaaataaaattaaaataataagacAAGCATCAGTATTGTTCTTCTAGTTTACTACAAGTTGGGAAAACGCCTGGAATACCACCatttaaacacatttttctctttcctttttttttttttttttttttttcccttccctACTCTTATTTTTGCGTGCATAGGGCATAGTTCAAAACAGGATGGTGTCGCATGCATCAAGAGTAGAAGGCGGATATATAAAGGCAGCCATTATCTTTAAGATATGATAAAGACATATATATCAGTTGTTCAGGTTACTGAAGGGACCAAGTACTGTTTTTGTTATATTATCCCTGCCCATGACGTACGTTCTGTAGCTCAGGATTAAAATAAGTCCAACTCAGATGGCATAAACTGCCACTGCATAAACAActgtaaaaatataataagtCTCCTTCTCTTATTTTCAAACGGGCCGGATGTGCTGTGAATAGATTTCTCTGGAAGTTTTTCTCAATAGGACCCCAAGAGAAGTTAATGCAGTGGTTCTTGATAGATTTCTCATTAACTCCACTGTTTGATAATACACTTGCAATGCTTTCTTGGTTAGAACAGTAATTCTTTAGGTCGTATTCTAAACGACATGAGTCATGACTCACAAAGGTACTGCTGCTTCTGTCACTCAGTACCAAAGAGATTGTGTATAATACAATATGAATTCAAAGAGATAAGACAAGTTAATGGAGTAGATGAGGTACCGTTACAGATTTATGCTAGAATAGTCTTTCGATTCAACTTGATCACATGATGTTATGGCAGGTCAGAGACAAATCAAAGCATCAAATCAGGAATCACTCCAGATTTGCTAATGCAACTTGCTTTGAAAGCACAAATTCCTTCATGATTCAACGAGTATATATGCGCTATTATTCTGTGTGTAAGGTGAAAAGTTGATAATAACCCTTGATTAAGTGTAATTTGTCTTTCATGTTCTCAGCATTATAAAAGTAGGTAACAAGAGACCGCCTATCTTCTGCATCCTTTCTTCAACAACAGCGTTCCTTGACGGTACTCCTTACCCCGCTGGCATCATCTGGGCGgatcaaaagagaaaaacaaagtcATAAAGGAGATCAGTAGGAAACAGCTTTTCATAGATTCTAACATAATTTCTGGAATTACCAGCACACAGCACTCTTTTTGCACTTCCCATTACAGTGTAGAAGGCTATCTATAAACTTCAATACTTATCACACAACAGGCCTTTCTAGTCCACCAGAATGATACGTATTTAACGCTCAGACACGTCTTTGATTATTGCGAGGGGAGAAATCATCAATAATATTTCAACctcaaattaacaaataaagaaTAGCACATACGCCAAACTGGTTCCTGATGTTTTAGAGTCTTTCTCTGTTTAATCATTACTGCATATTAAGGGTTGAAAATGAACATACTCGAGACAAAGTAGTCCACCAAGGAATTGCACTACAAAAGTGGATGAAaaggttttaacttttaattgtgagaaaatGAATTTACTTGGGCAAAACAAATCAGAAATAGATATTCTAGGTGAAACGCCataaagaattaaaatttataattctgAAGCTGAAATTGGCCTTTTCTGTGGcagaaaaatttaataaaaatacttttctgaaaaaaaaaaagaagaagaagaagaaaagaaatgagaatGGGGAAAAGGGGGGGAAAGACAAAAGATGATGTTTCTGTCCCTTCAAATTCCACAAAATCCAGTCACCAGTAATCTCTGCAGGAACACAAACCATTAGTGAACCGGTGAAACCTATTGATGTCTCTCACaataatctctctctcaaatatCTCTGAAGCAAGCTTCATAACTGTATGACAATCGCCGCAagtcctcagattcttctttaTCCTAATTGGAGCCCCAACAGGAAGGGTCAGTAGCCCAAATGCAAGGGCTAGTTTCTCACTATCTTCAAATTCCACAAAATCCAGTCACCAGTAATCTCTGCAGGAACACAAACCATTAGTGAACCGGTGAAACCTATTGATGTCTCTCACaataatctctctctcaaatatCTCTGAAGCAAGCTTCATAACTGTATGACAATCGCCGCAagtcctcagattcttctttaTCCTAATTGGAGCCCCAACAGGAAGGGTCAGTAGCCCAAATGCAAGGGCTAGTTTCTCACTATGATACCATAAGCTTTGCTCTTTGTACCCTTCCACACAGTTAATTGCAAACTGCGTTTCAGGCTCATACCCTTTCTTCTTCACCAACTCCTCCAACTTCCTCAACATCTTGTAAATCTCATCTGTCCTAGGATGTGACCTGTCATGCACTGTAAACACAAAGGTAGCGTTCTTAACATCAATCCAGCTACATCCGGCTTCCTTTCTTACCCCATTGACTCCCATCAACCTTCTAACCTCATCAGCTTCCTTCAACATCCCATTACATGCATACATGTTAGAAAGCAGCACGTAATTCCCCGGATTGTCCGGTTCCAACTCAAAAAGTCTCTCTGCAATCTCTCTTCCCATTTCCAGATTACCATAATTCCTACAAGCTCCAAGCAAAGCTCCCCAAACTGTCGAGTCAGGTTTGATTGGCATTGACTCAATAAAACTCTTAGCTTCATCCAATCGGCCGACACGACCAAGCAAGTCAACCATGCAAGCATAGTGTTCAGGCCCAGGATTCATGCCATGCACCATAGTCATAGAACGAAAGTAAACAAATCCTTCTTCAACATGCCCAGCGTGGCTACAAGCTGATAGAACACAAACAAATGTAATGTAATCAGGTTTAATCCCCTCGCCAAGCATTTCCTCAAACAATTCAATGACTTGGTTTGCACAGCCATGTTGTTGGCAAGCTGCAATCATTGACGTCCAACAAACCACATTTCGATCCTCAATCTCTTCAAACACCCGATAAGCATCAACCAAGCTCCCACTTTTTGCATACATTGTGGTCAATGAACTTGCAACACATGCATTCTTCACAAAACCTGTTTTTATAATCTGATCATGGATCAAAATGCCTTGATTTAGTGCTGCAAGACTAGCAGAAGCATGAAGGACAGAAGAGTACGAAGCCTCATCAGGTGATATGCCTTCCCTCCTCATGGCCCAAAAATAATTGCAAGCTTCCTCAAAGTTATCACTATGGACACAGCCCATTATCATAACATTCCATGCAACAACATCTGTATCTCCTATGGTCTTGAACAACGTAACAGCATCACCAAACATCCCACACTTACAATACATATCCATCAAAGAGTTCTTCACGTAAGCCAATGCTACCAGACCATGCTTAACAGCAACTCCATGAACTTGTCTCCCAAATTCCAAGCAACCCATATTGGCACAAGCACTCAACGCACCTGAGCAACTCACTTCATCGGGACTATCCAAACTCTCACTAAGAACCTCCCTGAAAACTCCAACAGCCCGATCATAAAACTTGTTCTGCAAGAAACCCACAATCATAGAATTCCAAGAAACAAGGCTTCTCTtgggcatttcatcaaacactctCTCCGCCAAGCTCATATCAGCACACTTAGCATACATGCCTGCCAATGCACTGCCAACAAAGACATCCGTTTTGAACCCATGTTTCCAAATCAAACAATGCATTTGTTCACCGTGTGTAACCGTCATGGTGCCTGCACAAGCAGGCAAAATAGCAGAGAAGGTAAAGTGGTTTGGATAAATACCAGTGCTCctcattttgttaaaaaatgtcAAGGCCTCAAAGGGTCTGTTGAAGTGGGATAATTGGTTGATAAGAGAGGTCCAAGTGACAATGTTCTTAAATCCATCATGCTTAGTTGAGAACAGCAGTAAGCTTCGGTCGATATTGCCGCATTTAGCATAGGAATTGAGGAGGCTGGTGAAGAGGAAAAGGAGAGAGGCGTAGTTGTTTGTGATGATTTTGGCGTGAATTTGGGCGACATGTTTGAGGTTCTTGGTGTGGAGGAGACTGTTGAGATGGGTGGAAGTATGAGGAGATGATGTTTGGTGGTATGATTTGCGAAAGAGATTGAAAAGAGTTGAAGTGGAGGGCAAGGTTGGGTTACATTCGTGAGATTTTAGAGGGAGGGGAACTTTCATAATAATACTACGAAGTTGAGGGGGTTTAGAGCCTAGAGGGATCGAGGGCTCCTCTGTATGAGATATACAATATATTATTGGACTACAAATGAGTTCGAAGGCATGACGGTTCCAAATTCCAAAACTATTCTATGATGATTGCAGGCCATGTGAACTTATATTATAGGGCCAACCCTTGGGTCGGCCACCATTACGGCGTCAGGCCCATGACCACCTCTAAATAGCTGGAAAATAATAACGAGCGGCGTGGCAAAACAGTGAAGGACAGTGTCGACGTGGGTGGCTGCAAAACGACGAGGACTTCTTACTTTCAAGTCTTaagattaattttaataattaaatttaatcgtGTATGTCATCACTTTCCGGTATCAAACAAAATTTTGGACTATAAAATAGCTTTAGGtgcatttcaaatgaaatagagaaaGCCATATTCCGTGCAAAACGAGTAAAGAAATCGCTAGAAAGAAGTGCATCACATTTAAATGGTCTCTAATTCCGTGTATTACAGCCACAGGTGTGCCTTATTTGATAAAGATATCCATACTCCATCCTTTCTTGCCGGTTGCCCATTTAtgcttctcttctcttttttttttttctttttttttttaatttttttttttttaattttttatttttttttatttgcctGGCAAATAGTACAACGAGAAGAAACCAACAAACCAAGCAaccaaccaaaaattaaaaaataataataataaaaagagcaACACAAGGAGGAGGGGCCCTATAAGAATCATGTCGGCAGCCAATACATTCGATCAATCAACAAGAAAACAGCCAAGCTTTTCCATGCTCATGCTTTTCGTGTAAATTTGCTTTTTTAGTTTAACATATTCACACAACAACCATAACATCAAATGACACCATTTCAAATCGTTTTTCCATTAGTTTCAAAATTGCTATTTAGTATAGCACTTACGAAAACAACTtgagaaataattttaaaaatatcaattatttagaaaaaaaaaaatgaatgatatTTGGCCACCTCGTTACACAACTAttgaccatttttattttttttatttttttattttaaagaaaaaaaaaccatgtaAATGGGTGGGGTCTCGTTTTgtgggattttttaaaaaaaaaaattaaaaaaaaaaaacaaaaatagtcaATAATTATGTCTTATGGGATGACaaaatatcatatttatttagaaaaagaaattagaagaTCCATAAACAAGGTGATCGAATCTTCCCTTATGGTTAAAGACCTTAACTTTGGgatctttttctttaaacaaaAGATGTTCCACTcatcaggaaaaaaaagaaaaaaagaaaaaaaaaaaaaaagaagaagaggaattaAAGTTATTTCTAGGGATTTTTTTGGAGTCTTTTTATGTTGACATGAcactttgcattttttaataaaaacaagagaaaaaaaatcaagcagtaatttttctttattaaaaattgaGTGTCATGTCAACgtagaaaaattttaaaaagaagctaGAATAagttctaatatttttttttttttaaaaaaaaacaattaaatgtataacatttattatttacttttcttaaaaaGCAAATTAGCCCATATCTGGCACACGTGGGAGGACGGCTGGAAATCTGAGACGGACGGTTACATCACGTGCACTGTGGATGCAGTTGGGGCatatctcttttccttttttttttggtttctttcttttagtttctaaaaaaaaaaaaaaaaaaaaaaagcgggaAAGGGGGAAAGGGGGTACAGTTGGGTTGGTTCTATTGGCTTCGAAGCCTCCATCGGCGCCGTTATTCGAGTGGAACGCGGCATCCTATTAAGCCGTCTGATTATTTGACACTCCATATTTGGAAGAAGACTCCATATTTGTATGAGAAATCTACCTGACCAGATCGAGATTGAGATTACACCACTGCTACCAACGGCGGCGTCGATGGGCTCAAAGATAAGGAATCGATGGTGGACCCCTTCTTGGTTGAGGCTCTCCAGAACCCTCGTCACCGTCTCACCAGTCagtattattttgttttcaatcttGTTTACTTTTTGGGCCTTAAATCTCGTGTATCAAACCccaattttcatttaatttgttCTGGTGCTTATGGGATTAATTGCTTGGTGTTCTATAAATTCTGGGTCTGgttggttttagggtttatgggttttggttgtttgtttggattggattggattgggtttagggtttgttgaATGGCTAGATTGGGGTTTGTTTATGTAGTTGTGATTTTGTCAGATCTGGGTTCAATTTGGGGTTTACCTTTTGTTTGGCAGCTGGGAATTTGATGAAATGGATAGAGAGTAAGACTATAGATCCATTTATTTATGTTGAATTGGTTTGTGGGATTTGAAAGTTTGACCTCAATGAAGGAAATAAGTGGCCAATGAGCCTCAATTCGGTTGGGATTTGTTACATTTGTATCCCGAATGATGAGAAACCTAATTTTTTCCTCACTTTTATGGAGTAATTCTTGTCCTGGACTCACCTTGTCTGTGATGTTAATTCTTACTTCTTCCATATAGATGTTTATCCAACTGTCTTATGCGGTTTTTACATTGATGTAGCACGTGAAGGCTACTAGTATTTCTTGGACCAATTATGCTTTGCTGagcaaatataattttattgagtATTTTCTTCCTGGACTCGCTGCATATGGGATGATAATTCCCTTCCCTCGCAAAAGATTGAAATTTTACCAACTAAATTTCTAATAAGAAAAGTATACAGATCAAAGGGGttctttttagcaaaaacttgtGTCAGGACGAAACCCTTTCCAACAAGTGAAAAGATCTACGACTCTTTCAAGCTAAACCAACACGGCTGAAGATAACATTCCATAATGTAGAGACTCATtataaagtaaagaaaaagaagtggaTAATACGGATCAAGACAGGTGTGTATGTAGGTCCAATCGGATCAAGACAGGAGCACATGGGGAAGCTTTTCGTCTGAGCTGTTCGATTCTCAGTCAATCAAAAGGAGCCGTGCATAATACGCAGTATTGCATGTATCCAATACGTGGACAACGCGTGGGCGGGGTTGCATGTGGACTCTATATATCCACCTACCGCCCTAGCAGTTTCTCTCACACGATTTAATTGCAGTTACGTTTACTCTCTTTCCTTTCACGTTCTCAGactcaaatttaattttctcttttctctttcaagaaaaaagaaaggcaaCAGAAAGATGGCGGATGAAGGCACAGCAAACTGCATAGACATCATCTTGGCCATCATCTTGCCTCCTCTGGGTGTCTTTCTCAAGTTTGGCTGCAAGGTGATGCTCAATATCTATCTCTACATTCATACGATTTACATTTCCTTTGTAATTTCTCTTTGATGTCTTTGTTAGGTTAAATTTCATTTGGGTTGATTCTGATTCTGATTCTGATTCTGATTCTGATTCTGATTATGATTCATCAGGTGGAGTTTTGGATCTGTTTGTTGCTCACCATTTTGGGGTATCTCCCTGGGATTATTTATGCTGTCTATGCCATCACCAAGAATTGAAGTTAAATTTTTGTAAGCACCCCAAATCGATCTCTCTCCTTAAACGCCCGGATTGcatgctattttattttctttatttcaacACCATTTTCCTATAATCTGTGTCTCTGTTGATTTAATTTTAGAATAACAAACATGTAATGCGGCTCATATACgtttatagaaaatttttgttttctgttgtaAAAGCAGgcaacattaacaaacaatcaaaACACAGACtctcataaaaatttaaaaaatcattttcagttttatttcatACCAAAATACTTtacttttattatataataaatgGTACAAGCCCGGCGTATacgaattatttttattatataataaacATGATAAATGCcagtttgtaaaatttttaattagaaGAGCTTGATTGCGTTAAGATgtgcattctttttttcttttttctttttttgctgaGAGATTGTGATAGCATCTTGATGAACTAGTTATCTTGTAAgacaagtaatatatatatatatatatatatatatataaaaagatattAACAGCTGGCGTGATTTGGATAGACATTACTCATTAGAGTGTAGCCACTAGCCGATGATGTATGGGGCCCGCATGACCTCCGCCAATTCGTGCTTTTCATCTTAATAATTGTGACTTAGTGGAGTGGCTTTTTCTGtaattttgaatttatgttattgttttttgCACAGGTGGAGGAGGGGGGGGCATAACATATGTCTTTTGGTTTCTGATTTCGATAACCGTTGGATGGACAGTTGATCGATGGTTGGTTCAGTGTATCAGAGTGTGGAcgttctttttgtgtttttggtttATCCCTAGCCTTcccatttattttataatgctGTAATTAAaggtggaatatttgttttgtaAGAGACAAATGATGTTGGGTGTGAATTGTCATATGTATCTTACAACTTGGTATTCTTATTTTAATGTGATATCTTAATTCTTGTTCCTGCATGATTTGTAAACTGTAAGTCACCCTTCCCCTGTCTGATTATGAAATTGAACgaaatttttatttctatagGGGACTTTTAATactactatttttatttttatttttatttcttaaatatgcataatatatagAACAAGAAATGAAGACTTGTTAggatagcattttatttttgattattttttaaaaatatgtttgagtaggttttttaaattttaaaaaataaattttttaaatataataaaaaaatagtaaaataaacaaaaccgAAGATTCCATGCACCTGCAACTGATCTAAAGCACTTTTTTAGACGTGCTTTCTGTCTTTCCTTTAGTACGAGCCCTCACTCTTTACCCTACCTTCAATAAATTCTGTATTTTTCCTTTAACCCACCATGGCCAAAGGCCTCTCAACCCATTGATTAGGTATCACACATCTCATCATTCATCAAATAAAATTATCTATGCCCGAGTTTTCATTTTGTTCAGACTTCCCAGATGAGAGAGCAAGTGCAGAATTTATAATCTAGGAAGTCAAGAGCCATGATACAAAACGGAATAGGATCAATATTTAATGttaatgaaagaaattaattgCGTAGATGATGCCATgtgataaaatatttataatgcCATCCAAGAAATTTAAATGATAAGACATCTTTTCCACGGTTAGATAGaatataacattaaatcatAACCATTAAATGACTCATTAGTCATCCTCATTTCACTATGACTTTCATTATCCttttcttatattatttaaattaaatgctaaaaaaaaaaaaaaatcatttaaatattagggttaaatgcCTTACACACCCttgtttaaaaattttgttttttgtcacctgaatttttatttttatcataagaGGTCCATGTTCTATGGGAAAAgacagaaatggtacctccgttcatttttccgtccaaaactaacgtctcGCCATTTCATCCTACACGTGTCGGCTTACCTGTGCAACACCTGTCCTCAGAACCATGTCAACGCTATCGTAcctactatatatattttttttattttaaggacttagaagaaaaaaaaaataaaaataaaaaatctagagccacccccatggcccttgagggtggttcagccacccccaagagccaaaaccttctttttttttttcacttttgcccCTGGGGTGAGccacccctaaaaaaaaaaataataataataatttgtaaaCCATAAGGGGACAACTATGTATTTAAcactaaatattatttcaaataaatgctaaagaAATGAGCGAGAAAAAAgagagttttttatattaaaataatgcatGGACCACTTCTGCTTTCCTAGATGTAGGGCACAATTAAGGGAAGAAataaaagttaagaaaactgATGCTAATGCTCTTCCCAACTTTTCTAAATCTTAAAACCAACAAGAAGTCAACAATTCATATCCAAAAAGGGATAACCTCAACATGTCAATATTCGAAATTGACATGAGACATAAAATATCTAACAATATCTGATCTATAATATTTAAAACAAACTAGGCACACATAAGATCGGAGCATAGTCATTCTAACTTTGGCAGTAAGATATCATTATTGTCATCcactaaacaaaaaataattgtgaCAAGAGAAAGGATTGCGTCCCGTGTCACAAATTTATACGCAAGATGCACCAGGGAGTGCCACATCAGTCTTTGGCAGGTCCTGCGCATCCTGTACGTGTGTATGCACACAGGAAGTGCACAATATTGGACCCAAATTCTACTTGTGCGATTTTCAAACATCTCGAACTTCAAAGGTAACGTAGTATGGCTTTAAGGACTGCCATTTCTTATAACATGGATAGACTACAAACAAGTAAGAGAAAACTGAAGCATCCAGATCCTAGTGTTGCCTCACCTTACATCAACCCATACACGGCCAATATGGCGGCATTTATGCTTAAGTGCTTAGCCCATACTTgcacactcacacacacacacacacaggtgCATTTCTCACAGCAGGTGTTCAATCAAATCCTCTCTGGAACTCCTCCAGTTTTTCTCTCATCCTTTGAAATGCCATTCCCTACGGCACATGGGGTAGTGCTTGAGAGGTCTGTGAATTCACCCATTTTAAGATGCAATGAAAATGGAATGCATGGTTGCATACACCCCAAACTGCAAGATCAAACTATCAactctttctatttttctaacAGGTAAAAGAGTTTATTTGGTGCAAAAAGATCTGCCACCAAAGTAAACAGGAATACATGAAGTTCGCACCTATCTGAACTTTCAGAGACATTAATAAAATTGTATATTGCAGGCATGCGAATATACTATAAACAAGTTCAACAAAAGAAGTCTCAGCTAGATACATGCATGTACTGGTTTTACTTCATGAGATTCTTTGTGTCGAGCACGGGGGGGAGGCAATCCGCAATCAAAGCACAAACAATCAAATacattttgataaaaattatagaaaatacaaacaaaattctcaGCCTCAATTGTtatgattttaattatttgaaataacAAAAGATACTCTGTTTAGATAGCTAGATTATATAACTAAGAAGAAGCTTTCTGCTTAAACATGGTTCTCAAAAGGAATAGGCTTCCGTGAATGTTGAGAAGCTCCAATTTACTTTGTGTGTCACCATACAGTAGGACACCTACTCAGTCAAATATCATTCTCTcggtcttctctctctctcactctcaatgGGCCATGGGAAGGGGGAGGGGGTGCACTCCATCCTATCTGTCTTATACTAGTATCAACCATCTTAAGTTAGTACACCAACGCGAGATCCTGTATCCAAAGCTTTACAAATACCCATCCATTGTACACGACAGTgcaccacaaaaaaaataaaaaata carries:
- the LOC133862483 gene encoding pentatricopeptide repeat-containing protein At5g04780, mitochondrial-like codes for the protein MKVPLPLKSHECNPTLPSTSTLFNLFRKSYHQTSSPHTSTHLNSLLHTKNLKHVAQIHAKIITNNYASLLFLFTSLLNSYAKCGNIDRSLLLFSTKHDGFKNIVTWTSLINQLSHFNRPFEALTFFNKMRSTGIYPNHFTFSAILPACAGTMTVTHGEQMHCLIWKHGFKTDVFVGSALAGMYAKCADMSLAERVFDEMPKRSLVSWNSMIVGFLQNKFYDRAVGVFREVLSESLDSPDEVSCSGALSACANMGCLEFGRQVHGVAVKHGLVALAYVKNSLMDMYCKCGMFGDAVTLFKTIGDTDVVAWNVMIMGCVHSDNFEEACNYFWAMRREGISPDEASYSSVLHASASLAALNQGILIHDQIIKTGFVKNACVASSLTTMYAKSGSLVDAYRVFEEIEDRNVVCWTSMIAACQQHGCANQVIELFEEMLGEGIKPDYITFVCVLSACSHAGHVEEGFVYFRSMTMVHGMNPGPEHYACMVDLLGRVGRLDEAKSFIESMPIKPDSTVWGALLGACRNYGNLEMGREIAERLFELEPDNPGNYVLLSNMYACNGMLKEADEVRRLMGVNGVRKEAGCSWIDVKNATFVFTVHDRSHPRTDEIYKMLRKLEELVKKKGYEPETQFAINCVEGYKEQSLWYHSEKLALAFGLLTLPVGAPIRIKKNLRTCGDCHTVMKLASEIFEREIIVRDINRFHRFTNGLCSCRDYW
- the LOC133864179 gene encoding hydrophobic protein LTI6B — its product is MADEGTANCIDIILAIILPPLGVFLKFGCKVEFWICLLLTILGYLPGIIYAVYAITKN